From a single Clostridium isatidis genomic region:
- a CDS encoding restriction endonuclease subunit S, translated as MGKFKNNNNTVPNGWQQKRIDEVSILTMGASPSSASYNEEKIGLPLIQGNADCRNRKTFPRIYTREITKECKVGDIIMTVRAPAGAISKSVHNACIGRGVCAIEPKINSEFLYQVLVHHENSWSRLSQGSTFEAISGSDIKSFTILVPTNKEQEKIAEILSTWDLAIEKQEQLIEKKKEFKKGLMQRLLSGEVRFKEFNDDWKFVSLGTIFERITQKNNINCTNVLTISAQNGLVNQEDYFNKSVSSKDLSGYYLLNKRDFAYNKSYSKGYPLGAIKRLNNYDEGVVSPLYICFRAKEKISTCFYEQYFESGFLNKEIFKIAQEGARNHGLLNISVTEFFKDIKIAKPSLEEQDKIAEVLIQADKEIELLQKELEALKLQKKGLMQRLLTGEVRVRISE; from the coding sequence ATGGGAAAATTTAAAAATAATAACAACACTGTACCGAATGGATGGCAACAAAAAAGAATAGATGAAGTATCAATCCTAACTATGGGAGCATCACCGTCATCAGCTTCTTATAATGAAGAGAAAATAGGACTACCATTAATACAAGGAAATGCAGATTGTAGAAATAGAAAAACATTTCCAAGAATCTACACAAGAGAAATTACAAAGGAATGTAAAGTTGGTGATATTATTATGACTGTAAGAGCTCCTGCTGGTGCAATATCCAAGTCAGTACATAACGCATGTATTGGCAGAGGTGTTTGTGCAATAGAGCCTAAGATTAATAGTGAATTTTTATACCAAGTATTAGTACATCACGAAAATTCATGGAGTAGGTTATCTCAAGGCTCAACTTTTGAAGCAATTAGTGGAAGTGATATAAAAAGTTTTACTATATTAGTTCCTACTAATAAAGAACAAGAAAAAATAGCAGAAATCCTTTCAACTTGGGATTTAGCAATAGAAAAACAAGAGCAACTTATAGAAAAGAAAAAAGAGTTTAAAAAGGGATTAATGCAAAGACTTTTAAGTGGAGAAGTTAGATTTAAAGAATTTAATGATGACTGGAAATTTGTTAGCCTAGGAACTATTTTCGAGAGAATAACACAGAAGAATAATATAAACTGTACTAATGTCTTAACAATTTCAGCACAAAACGGTCTAGTAAATCAAGAAGACTACTTTAATAAGTCAGTTTCTTCTAAGGATTTATCAGGGTATTATTTGTTAAATAAAAGAGATTTTGCATATAATAAAAGTTACTCTAAAGGGTATCCTTTAGGAGCAATAAAAAGACTTAACAATTATGATGAAGGGGTAGTGTCTCCATTATATATATGCTTTAGAGCAAAAGAAAAGATAAGCACATGTTTTTATGAACAATATTTTGAAAGTGGATTTTTAAATAAGGAAATTTTTAAAATAGCTCAGGAAGGTGCGAGAAATCATGGATTATTGAATATTAGTGTAACGGAGTTTTTTAAGGATATTAAAATTGCAAAGCCATCATTAGAAGAACAAGATAAAATTGCAGAAGTTTTAATACAAGCAGATAAAGAAATAGAACTATTACAAAAAGAATTAGAAGCACTAAAGCTCCAAAAGAAGGGCTTAATGCAAAGGTTGCTAACTGGAGAAGTAAGAGTTAGAATATCAGAGTAA
- a CDS encoding type I restriction endonuclease subunit R: MDNPYLEEYDQNNIIELLKNMGYKYISQEKCEAIRGNRLKEVVLRDIAKAKLMEINSFEYKGTIRKFSMSNIEKAIDALDMPLTEGLIKVNEKIYDEITMKKSFDEFLEDGTKKGFSLQYIDWDKPKNNVFHFTEEFTVEKQDQSGKEKTKRPDIVLFINGIPFCVIELKASNVSLKQGISQMIGNQKKNNIPHLFKYVQLVIAGNTREAKYATTGTPEKFWAVWKEEENLKIENYVKGRLATELDKTILSLLNLDRVLEIIREYTLFDKNVKKIARYQQYFGIKKTLDRINTFDNSGKRNGGLIWHTQGSGKSLTMVMLARALRRRITNAKIIIVTDRKELDSQIKNTFAHSGFADDIVQASSGNHLNSQLTSKASKIVTTIINKFDKVFNIGSKIDDPNIFVLVDESHRTQNGQLHAKMKKVFPSGCYIGFTGTPLMKKEKNTYSQFGKEIHRYTINQAVEDNAVLPLLYEGRLVDQWINDESGLERKFEMISRNLNDEQKEDLKQKWGRFQKVASSERRLEMIALDINEHYKNTWQGTGFKAMLATSSKFEAIRYHQIFEEYGDVKTAFVISSADNREGNDDIHDENKLLVQRELEKIIRDYGDLDSYETKIKSEFCDGEDVEILIVVDKLLTGFDAPAAIGLYVDKELKEHKLLQAIARVNRLYEGKDYGYIIDYRGLLGNLDKALTSYSSLEGFDEDDIKGAVIDIKKHLNELKSNYSYLKDLFNHIKNKTDKEEYEVFLADESKRLDFYERLKNYAKSLNICLASEGILDLLSKEELEKYKKELKFFINLRKSVRLRYQEEVDFGEYEEQMQKLLDTYISANEVNKLTKLVNIFDDKNFDEEIKRVEGKRAKADTIRNALDKVITMKYDENPAYYEKLKDRINRVLEEYRNKRISEEEYLSSMHDVMNDVRTGAKDDVYPENITSNKSAQVIYDNIKSYLTSSMEEKISEEKAEYIIADTSLKFDNIIKEYSLKPDWTTNTVVRNEIEQDLDMELWDLEDQYGITIDTDTVREEIMKISIRKYGR; the protein is encoded by the coding sequence ATGGATAATCCATATTTAGAGGAATATGATCAAAATAATATTATAGAACTACTTAAGAATATGGGGTATAAATATATATCACAAGAAAAGTGTGAAGCTATTCGTGGTAATAGACTTAAGGAAGTAGTATTAAGAGATATAGCAAAAGCTAAGTTAATGGAGATTAATAGCTTTGAGTATAAAGGCACAATAAGAAAGTTTTCCATGAGTAATATTGAAAAGGCTATTGATGCATTAGATATGCCTTTAACTGAAGGTCTAATTAAGGTTAATGAAAAAATTTATGATGAAATAACAATGAAAAAAAGCTTTGATGAATTTTTAGAAGATGGAACTAAGAAGGGGTTTTCGCTGCAATATATAGATTGGGATAAACCTAAAAATAATGTATTCCATTTTACTGAAGAATTTACAGTTGAAAAGCAAGACCAATCTGGAAAAGAAAAAACTAAAAGACCAGATATAGTTTTATTTATTAATGGTATTCCTTTTTGCGTAATCGAATTAAAGGCTAGTAATGTATCTTTAAAGCAAGGTATTTCACAAATGATTGGGAATCAAAAGAAAAATAATATACCTCATCTTTTTAAGTATGTACAACTTGTAATAGCCGGTAATACTAGAGAAGCTAAATATGCTACTACAGGAACCCCAGAAAAATTTTGGGCTGTATGGAAAGAAGAAGAGAATTTAAAAATTGAAAACTATGTTAAAGGTAGATTAGCTACTGAGCTAGATAAAACTATATTATCTTTATTAAATTTAGACAGAGTACTTGAAATAATAAGAGAGTACACTTTATTTGATAAAAATGTAAAAAAGATCGCTAGATATCAACAGTATTTTGGAATTAAGAAAACCTTAGATAGAATAAATACCTTTGATAATTCAGGTAAAAGAAATGGTGGACTTATTTGGCATACACAAGGTAGTGGTAAATCATTAACTATGGTTATGCTTGCAAGAGCTTTAAGAAGAAGAATTACTAATGCAAAGATAATTATAGTTACAGATAGAAAAGAACTTGATTCACAAATTAAAAACACCTTTGCTCATAGTGGTTTTGCAGATGATATTGTGCAAGCTTCCAGTGGAAATCATTTAAATAGCCAGCTTACAAGTAAGGCAAGTAAGATAGTTACTACTATTATTAATAAATTTGACAAGGTATTTAATATTGGATCAAAAATAGATGACCCTAATATATTTGTTCTTGTAGATGAATCTCATAGAACACAAAACGGACAACTTCATGCAAAGATGAAAAAAGTATTCCCTAGTGGATGTTATATTGGCTTTACAGGAACACCACTAATGAAGAAAGAAAAAAATACTTATAGTCAATTTGGTAAGGAAATTCACAGATATACAATTAATCAAGCAGTGGAGGATAACGCAGTTTTACCTTTATTATACGAAGGCAGATTAGTTGATCAATGGATTAATGATGAATCCGGATTAGAAAGAAAATTTGAAATGATATCTAGAAATCTTAATGATGAGCAAAAGGAAGATTTAAAGCAAAAGTGGGGAAGATTTCAAAAGGTAGCTTCAAGTGAAAGAAGATTAGAAATGATTGCTTTAGATATAAATGAGCATTATAAAAATACATGGCAGGGTACAGGCTTTAAGGCAATGCTTGCAACCTCTTCTAAGTTTGAAGCTATAAGATATCATCAAATATTTGAAGAATATGGAGATGTGAAAACAGCTTTTGTAATATCATCAGCAGATAATAGAGAAGGAAATGATGATATTCATGATGAAAATAAGCTTTTAGTTCAAAGAGAACTTGAAAAAATAATTAGAGATTATGGAGATCTAGATTCCTATGAAACTAAAATAAAGAGTGAATTCTGTGATGGTGAAGATGTTGAAATACTTATTGTGGTAGATAAATTATTAACTGGCTTTGATGCACCTGCTGCTATTGGCTTATATGTAGATAAAGAATTAAAAGAACATAAATTATTACAAGCTATAGCAAGAGTTAATAGATTATATGAAGGAAAAGATTACGGATATATTATAGACTATAGAGGACTATTAGGAAATTTAGATAAAGCACTAACTTCATATAGCTCTTTAGAAGGCTTTGATGAAGATGATATAAAAGGAGCAGTTATAGATATAAAGAAACACCTTAATGAGTTAAAATCTAATTATTCATACTTAAAAGACCTATTTAATCATATAAAAAATAAAACGGATAAAGAAGAATATGAAGTCTTCCTAGCTGATGAAAGTAAAAGGTTAGATTTCTATGAAAGGTTAAAAAATTATGCTAAAAGTTTAAATATTTGCTTAGCATCAGAAGGGATATTAGATTTATTATCAAAAGAAGAGTTAGAAAAATATAAGAAGGAACTTAAATTCTTTATTAATCTTAGAAAAAGTGTAAGACTAAGATATCAAGAGGAAGTTGATTTTGGTGAATATGAAGAGCAAATGCAAAAGCTTCTAGACACATATATCAGTGCCAATGAAGTAAATAAACTTACTAAATTAGTTAATATATTTGATGATAAAAACTTTGATGAAGAAATCAAAAGAGTTGAAGGTAAAAGAGCAAAAGCAGATACAATTAGAAATGCTTTAGATAAAGTAATTACTATGAAATATGATGAAAACCCTGCTTATTATGAAAAGCTTAAGGATAGAATAAATAGAGTTCTCGAAGAGTACAGAAATAAAAGAATTTCAGAAGAAGAATATCTAAGCAGTATGCATGATGTTATGAATGATGTACGAACAGGTGCAAAGGATGATGTATATCCGGAAAATATTACAAGTAATAAGAGTGCCCAAGTAATATACGATAATATTAAAAGCTATTTAACTTCATCTATGGAAGAAAAGATTTCAGAAGAAAAAGCAGAATATATTATTGCAGATACATCCTTAAAATTCGATAACATAATTAAAGAGTATTCATTAAAACCAGATTGGACTACAAATACTGTAGTAAGAAATGAAATTGAACAAGATTTAGATATGGAGCTTTGGGATTTAGAAGATCAATATGGAATAACTATAGATACAGATACAGTTAGAGAAGAGATAATGAAAATATCTATTAGAAAATACGGAAGATAA
- a CDS encoding type I restriction-modification system subunit M: MNKTTSQDVIKIVWKACDTFRGTMDSSKYKDYILTMLFVKYVSDFYKEKLQELKARFGDNEARIQKSLKREKFQLDPTCTFDVIYENRNAENIGEIINKILMKIEDDNKEKLEGIFRNIDFNSESELGRTKERNAALKNLIEDFADDSLDLRPSMLDGSDVIGDAYEFLIANFASNAGKKGGEFYTPGEVSTLLAMLVGAKDGDRIYDPTCGSGSLLIKAAKEVGTQNFRLYGQERNGQTHALAKMNMFLHEIHDAVIEWGDTLRNPLHLENDRLMKFDKIVSNPPFSLDKWGAEELKDDVYGRFEMGLPPKSRGDYAFIQHILVSLNENGTAGIILPHGVLFRAASEGKIRKQIIENNWLDAVIGLPENLFFGTGIPACILIFKKNKVDNTVVFIDASKDYEKGKNQNVLRDNDIEKILETYKNRKEIEKYCHIASFDEIKENDFNLNISRYIDTFEEEEKVNMPLIKKEIIIIEEEILKIKSSMAKYLAELGM, translated from the coding sequence ATGAACAAGACAACATCGCAAGACGTCATAAAAATAGTATGGAAAGCCTGTGATACTTTTAGAGGTACTATGGATAGTTCAAAGTATAAAGACTACATATTAACAATGTTATTTGTAAAGTATGTATCTGATTTTTATAAAGAAAAGTTACAAGAATTAAAAGCAAGATTTGGAGATAATGAAGCTAGAATTCAAAAGAGCTTGAAGAGGGAAAAATTCCAATTAGACCCTACATGTACATTTGATGTTATATATGAAAATAGAAATGCAGAAAATATTGGTGAAATAATAAATAAGATATTAATGAAAATTGAAGATGATAATAAGGAAAAGCTTGAAGGAATCTTCAGAAATATAGATTTTAATTCAGAATCAGAACTTGGAAGGACTAAGGAAAGAAATGCAGCATTAAAGAATTTAATAGAGGACTTTGCAGATGACTCACTTGACTTAAGACCAAGTATGTTAGATGGAAGTGATGTTATTGGAGATGCATATGAATTCCTTATAGCAAACTTTGCTTCCAATGCAGGTAAAAAAGGTGGAGAGTTCTATACTCCTGGAGAGGTTTCAACATTACTAGCAATGCTTGTTGGAGCTAAAGATGGAGATAGAATATATGACCCAACCTGTGGTTCCGGATCGCTACTAATAAAAGCTGCTAAAGAAGTTGGAACACAAAACTTTAGATTATATGGACAAGAAAGAAATGGTCAAACACATGCCTTAGCTAAAATGAATATGTTTTTACATGAAATACATGATGCAGTAATAGAATGGGGCGATACACTTAGAAATCCGCTTCACTTAGAAAATGACAGATTAATGAAATTCGATAAAATTGTTTCTAATCCACCATTCTCATTAGATAAGTGGGGAGCAGAAGAGTTAAAGGATGATGTATATGGAAGATTTGAAATGGGATTACCACCTAAATCAAGGGGGGATTATGCATTTATTCAACATATTTTAGTTTCACTGAATGAAAATGGAACAGCAGGAATAATACTTCCACACGGAGTTTTATTTAGAGCTGCAAGTGAAGGAAAAATAAGAAAGCAAATAATAGAAAATAATTGGTTAGATGCAGTAATAGGATTACCTGAAAACTTATTCTTTGGAACTGGAATACCCGCTTGTATATTAATCTTTAAAAAGAATAAAGTTGATAATACTGTAGTGTTTATAGATGCTAGTAAAGATTATGAAAAAGGAAAAAATCAAAATGTTTTAAGAGATAACGATATTGAAAAGATATTAGAAACTTATAAGAATAGAAAAGAAATAGAAAAGTATTGTCATATAGCGAGCTTTGATGAAATAAAGGAAAATGATTTTAATCTAAATATATCTAGATATATTGATACTTTTGAAGAAGAAGAGAAAGTAAATATGCCATTGATTAAAAAGGAAATAATAATTATTGAAGAAGAAATATTAAAAATTAAGTCCAGTATGGCGAAATATTTAGCTGAATTAGGAATGTAG
- a CDS encoding toll/interleukin-1 receptor domain-containing protein encodes MSTITMLQSQISRLKKEIATERKKLADEKRKESNALIKKTKAESLISRATSQSTISSKTREIQRANDDIIKSQKNQATINKKIATKETDVIRKETQLLKEEEREAKKRQQAQLIREKEIEKKHLDMLRNIQGETSASLLNNVTTSIEISNEYDVFISHAWEDKEDFVRPLAEALMNEGIKVWYDETSIKWGASIRQSIDNGLAHSRFGIVVISSIFLEKYWTNYEVDGLFQKEALNGNSVLLPIWHKVTKNEVLNKSSTLAGRNALNTAMLSIDEIVEEVKQILNI; translated from the coding sequence ATGTCTACAATAACAATGTTACAAAGTCAGATTTCAAGACTTAAAAAGGAAATTGCTACAGAAAGAAAAAAGCTTGCAGATGAAAAAAGAAAAGAATCAAATGCGTTAATAAAGAAAACTAAAGCTGAATCACTAATAAGTAGAGCTACTTCTCAATCTACTATTTCAAGTAAAACTAGGGAAATTCAGCGTGCAAATGATGATATTATTAAGAGTCAAAAAAATCAAGCTACAATAAATAAAAAAATTGCTACAAAAGAAACTGACGTAATAAGAAAGGAGACGCAATTATTAAAAGAAGAGGAACGCGAAGCCAAGAAAAGGCAACAAGCTCAATTAATAAGAGAAAAGGAAATAGAGAAAAAACATCTTGATATGTTAAGGAATATTCAAGGTGAAACTAGTGCGTCACTTCTAAATAATGTGACTACATCAATAGAAATTAGTAATGAATATGATGTTTTTATTTCACATGCCTGGGAAGATAAAGAAGATTTTGTTAGACCACTTGCCGAAGCATTAATGAATGAAGGTATAAAAGTATGGTATGACGAAACATCAATCAAATGGGGTGCTAGCATAAGGCAAAGCATTGATAATGGCTTAGCTCATTCACGTTTTGGAATAGTTGTTATTTCAAGCATATTCCTAGAAAAATATTGGACAAACTATGAAGTTGATGGACTTTTCCAAAAAGAAGCTTTAAATGGAAACTCTGTTCTATTACCTATATGGCATAAAGTCACTAAAAATGAAGTATTAAACAAAAGTTCAACTTTAGCTGGTAGAAATGCATTAAATACAGCTATGCTTTCTATAGATGAAATTGTTGAAGAAGTTAAACAAATTCTTAATATATAA